The bacterium region AGTGATCACGGCAACGAGGGGCCACCCCAAGAGTCCCGCGCCGAGGGCCAGCACCGGATCGCGCTCGAGCACACCGCCGAGCCGGGCGAGCGGACCGGGGAAAAGCGCGGCAAGCAGCCACGCCGAACCGACGAACAGGATCACCAGGGTCAGATGAATGAGCCAGAACAGCGACTTGAGCATGAGGAACGCAGCGGCAAACATGCCGGGGAACCACCACGACGCGGGAGGCACGGACTCACTCCCCGGCGGAATCGGCCCCGGCACCGGAAGGTACGTCGGCGGCGGCGATGGCGTCGAGCGCCGGCCGCCGATCGAGGCTCCGGGCTCGCGCCACACCGACCCGCCCACCGAGGTCACTTCACCGCCGACGATCGCGGTCGAGTACAGTACGACATTCCCACCCGCTGCGCGTACCGAGCCGGCGACGTGCCCGCGGATCTCGACGTTGCCGCCGACCGCGACCGCATCGCCCTCAACGGTGCCGTCCACATAGGCGGTTCCACCGACGGCAACCACGTCCCCGTACACCGCGGTGCCGGCCGGCACCTGGAGATCCCCCACCTTCAAGAGCAGCTCCTTCGCCGACGATGGGGTGACATTTCCGCTGATCAACACGGCACCCAGCACGACGGCGAGGATGAGCAGCATCGTGCGTGGCCTGAGAGATCTCTGTGTCGTCGTCATCATCGTTCACGCTCCGTGCGTGAGGAGGAATTCCTTTTGCGGCACTGGAATAGAGGCCGCCCAGGAGGGGCCATGCCTCGAATCGCGGCGATCATTCCGGCGTTCAACGAGGAACGGACCATCGGCGATGTCGTCGGGGCAGTGAGGCGGTGTCCCCTCGTCGACGACGTGATCGTCGTCAGCGACGGCTCCCGTGACGCGACCGTGCTAGCTGCGCAACGACACGGGGCGCGTGTGATCGAACTTTCCGAAAACATGGGAAAAGGCGGGGCCATCGCCGCCGGGCTCGAATCCACGCCGGCCCAGGTCATCCTTCTGCTGGATGGCGATCTCGTCGGGCTCACCACCAAGCACATCGAGGATCTCCTCACTCCCGTCCTGGCCGGCAGGGCGGTCGTCAGCGTCGGCCAGATCAAGCGCGATTTGATTCAAACACTGTTCCCCAACTTCTCCGGACAGCGGGCATTGAAACGAGAGGTCCTGGAGGCGATCCCCAACCTCGAGAACACTGGATTCGGGATC contains the following coding sequences:
- a CDS encoding polymer-forming cytoskeletal protein; amino-acid sequence: MMTTTQRSLRPRTMLLILAVVLGAVLISGNVTPSSAKELLLKVGDLQVPAGTAVYGDVVAVGGTAYVDGTVEGDAVAVGGNVEIRGHVAGSVRAAGGNVVLYSTAIVGGEVTSVGGSVWREPGASIGGRRSTPSPPPTYLPVPGPIPPGSESVPPASWWFPGMFAAAFLMLKSLFWLIHLTLVILFVGSAWLLAALFPGPLARLGGVLERDPVLALGAGLLGWPLVAVITAVLIVSVVGLTLVLLVPIAVFTAVQFGATAVALVVGRRIRPSGPVREVIIGAVLLAIVFSIPGLGGLLGLAVATWGLGAVLLVLVGERRFRQPPAPQAPSPQQPQGPTATV
- a CDS encoding glycosyltransferase, translating into MPRIAAIIPAFNEERTIGDVVGAVRRCPLVDDVIVVSDGSRDATVLAAQRHGARVIELSENMGKGGAIAAGLESTPAQVILLLDGDLVGLTTKHIEDLLTPVLAGRAVVSVGQIKRDLIQTLFPNFSGQRALKREVLEAIPNLENTGFGIEAVLSRHVKTSGLRACTVELGHLTHIPKQEKHGFLRGYVGKLKATWQIAKWSGRNGGAKA